DNA sequence from the Cataglyphis hispanica isolate Lineage 1 chromosome 12, ULB_Chis1_1.0, whole genome shotgun sequence genome:
CCTAACGAAATTTTGCTCTTTTAGAATTCTCATCTTCTTTTATTCTGCCAATTTCCATTTTCGCACATGCCGTCACTACCGTCGCGTCGTGATAAAAGTGCGGTGGCGAAAGTGTTGTCCCGACGTGTACGGGGGATATGCTAAACGCTGAGAGCGTTCGAAAAGACTGGACCGACCCCTTTTGCAGGGGGGATTAACGGAGTCACGGTACGCATGGCGTAAACACACGATCCCGTCATGGCGTGGGTTCCGGCGGCATCTGACAGAGGGTTGAAGACGGCTCCATTCTGGGATGGGATTAAAGCCGACAGGAGGAATTCGAAAAAGCAACCCTTGACAGCTTAATACCGATCAGGATCTAAGCCGGCCATTTAGCCCGCGAGATTGTTGAACGGGCCTACATAGAGCCGATTTCCGGCCGACGCTCTATTTGCCTACGCTTTCGAAAACTTACCCATCCTTTACTTTCATTCTCCTTTTTTGCGTCCAAATCCTTCGACTCCGTCACTGTGAATCTGCGCACCGGGATATTTTCGGGAAGCCGTAAAGAACGCTATTGTCATGTGTATATTGCGAACAGCGTGGCTAAGAAACGGATTTGCTTTCTTCGACATTCCTTTTATACCCCTTTTTTCAAACTTCGATTTTTCAAAGTCGTAAAATCAGATGTTACGAATTGGAATTCTCACGAAGAGACGGCGGCGTTCGATATCGGATTTAGATACGCATATTCCTAAAAGTGATCATATCGTTTTTGATCATATGGCGCTGTTTGAAATCCTCTTAGCACGTTTATATTAGATAAGAGTAGATGTCATTGCACTTGGTTTTCTTATCTACGTCTTCAAAGGCGGCACATTGTTTCGAGCCTATTTCTATTTGCGTCACTACAAGCAAATATCTAAATCTTTtctgtagaaaaatttgtatttaatacattcattacaaaatatagcaattttaaaaataataatttatcatttgaatataaaaaaagaaagatactaaagcagatattaaaattgttcataaaaatttgttttctttaaaaaaaaaatatcaacatgCATTAACGTATACACgcgatgaatatatttataataatatttcatttcctTCAAAAAGTCGGCATTTGAGTCGcagataacattatatatacacacgttcAGAAATATCGAGAGCGACGAACGTGCGCACGATCCGAACGATCCTTCGCGCGTATACCCCCGGGATTTAACGAGGGATGGTCAGGATCTGGACTATACCCCCGAAGGAACATCCGAGATATAGGAAATACAGGACCGTCGATCTCCCGACGCGGAGCAAAGCCCACGAGCTTACGGGTCTAAGCCTCTCGCCGACTATCTCGGCCACCTCTCCTCACCCCCGACAAGGCTTTCGCCAAATCTCTGGTTAGCAGCTACATTTCTCATATTCGTGCCTCGTAACTGAAATTGAAGATTCGCAATACAATGAGTCAGCGGTAAACTTGCatcaattgtaattattatttattaaaagctttTTGTTGCTCGCGCGTTATCGATCCTACTTTTCTAAACAAACAGCGTGCATTTGTAGACCGAAACGAGACtgtaatctaaaaaatatatatattatatattatatattatatattttatattatatatagatatatgcgGATGTCATAAGATTATAAAgatacaatataaaagtattttatttcttgatgctttataaaaatggagaaactattcggaaaataaaatttatctaccGATCGTAAAAGATAGAGCAAAACACTTTTGTGTCGTTTCGCTCAAAGAATATAGAGTTAACCAGCCGGCGAGATATCTTTTTAGTATTCTGACTCATTGCGTGCGACGCGCGAACTACGGTTTCCCAATATATTTCAGGTATGCATAGCGCTTTTCACGAtaagatatttcaatattgacGCCCTGTCAGTATTTACCGGGCGGCGCGAAAGATTAGACGAGCATGAAATCGGTACATATTTGTACGGATTTCACTTTGGATGATTGTACTCCACCGATCGTCGGTGAAACGCCAAAGATACGCGCTGTGACGAGTTCAGTTCAATAGTATTTCATAAGCGGATACGATCTTAAAGTTTATCCGAATATCATCGCTTGCGCCAAAATCGATATCTACGCAcaaaaaatgagattaaaaataatctcaattGAGATAGAGATCTCgtaaaatgacaataaaaaaatatcaaagtactACAAAAATGAGGgcatcacatatatttttatattcatattctgTATTCTCAATCTCTCAATCCATAAATGTTTAAGCTTTCAGAAAAGAATAGCATATCTTTCttgtaacatttaatttctcaaataattagaaaacaaaatgtttaatgACGACTATAAAacggatatataattttaaatactagtTGCTTTCATTAGttgattttaaacttttttctttaatcaaagGATTAAACAGAGAGATTAAACAGAGAGAGATCTTGATTGTCTTCAGTATACAATTGTTCCGCCGGCGTTTAAATCAGTATGCATAGATAATGGCCGCTATTAACGCAACGCAATTAGTGGCTACAGAGAAAAAGCGAATTCTTACAAGACAAATCTCTCCTTTCCGCAAAATTACATTTGGCGAAACTGAGAGGCTGTTTCTACAGCTCTGCATTTTGCCGGAAATCGGGAGAGATTCCTAGCATTGCACGAACTAATATCATGCTTTGTATGCTCGTACAGTATGCTAATTTAATCTGACtcttatagaatataaatgtaaaatcgtTTGTATTAAAACTTAAcaagattaaatatactttttttatatctttaacattttaaaaataatcttgcaaaatttttcaattttataaaagatatttttcagttttataagatttatttttaacgtattatatattatatttaataaaaaaacacatgAGTATCTTATATCTACATTtagatattacaatataatatcttttttcataatttatgatacaagaattcattattcaatttataggaatttaataaattaatagataaaaatatttgtgtacattttgtgtaataatatatttatagatcatACAAATTCTaagattttaatcaaaaaataaactataaatatcaTCACGCATGGCGAGAACATTATATCTTTACTTAAACTTTctcattcaattttattccattGTTTTAACACGTAGTTtcacacaatattttatttatgcatatactCGTATGTGTTGCTACCAAAAGTTCAAACGTGTAAGAACGACGTTTGTTTCGAGACGATGACAAGAGGCCACCATCGTGCAAATCTCTAAAAGTTCAGGAGAGACACACGTGGGAAAAGAAGGGAGCTCTCCAGAGAACAAGAGGAGAGTTCAGTGGCGAAGTTCACGTGTCCCGTGACATTCTTCGTCGAATGGACAAGAGCATGATTCAACGAGTACGATACCATAGTCACGGCGCAATATGTATGTCCGCATTATCTATCCTAGACACTATGCGAGTTTTCAAAGTTAGCCGTTTGTCGAGGGCAAAGGTCGTAGCTCCGTCGCAAGGTACCAACTTTGATTATAGCCGTAGATTTACGTCGAGAAAATTGATAGGAGAGAAAACAaggcacgcacacatacacagataTATCGCTAAGAACTTTTCTATTCTCTGATCGGATATCGTATTTTGTCGAACAAGGAAATAGCACGTTTATAGAACAGttatgtaaaatagaaaaatcaaaacgggctctttaaaattatctttataattaattgctttaattatcttgattgttaattatttttactatattaatagtaaagataatcaataataaaaataaggaatctattttttttccttttaattacttttattattaataatttttcaattaaattttcaatgaataatttaatatcatttgatacgatcctataaaaatatatgattgatataaatatataatgtgaccAGAAAAGTACAATGCTTTATTCTTTATCTGCGACATTATCGCAACAATTAAAATgaaggaattaattatttaatgcagCTCGATCGCATTTTCTGGTGTATAAAGAAACCTAAACGCGgataatacgaaaaaaaaaaaaataataaaaaaggtaCAAAGATATGCTCTTTCGACATGCCGCGTGAACGTATGTCTTATAAAAGTTCATATTATGACCTAAAGTGGCTCTTTATTGTCCCGCGATAAACCGTCCTATAAAACCGTATACGTGATAAAACTGTATACGACTCACGCGCGCAGTATAAATATAGTCCGAGAAGGTTCTTTCACCGCGGAACGAAAATACGTTCGCACCCATGCAAACGTACCAATCTCTCGCGACGTTCCGCTGTGCTTAAATCAACAGTCTAGCCAGTCGTACACTCGGCCGTAGacgttctttttctctcctctcttaaCTTAGATGCCCGCAAAGAAACTCCACGTATCATTCACCATTGCGCGCTCCACGCATTCGACCACACGTCGCTTGGATGGAAAAGCGCAAAAAGATTTCGTCGAGACGTTGAGAATCAAAACACGCACAACGTGGCGAATTCAGTTTCAAAATCAATTcagatcaaaataattatatgaataattaccGGAAATCAGTGGTTCTCACCTCTGCGTAAGAGtctctcaaaattttattacataagtatgaatgataaattaattaatattgtttacaatggaattaataaaaaaatatcacgtttaatttacaattaaattaaatctcacCGATTTATCtcatgtgattttttttataatcataaacgtaattatttctgaaacaaaatttgataaatatgctccgagaaaaagagagagagaaagaaataaaacgaaaCGTGGCATTGAACGATTGAGCAGTGTACCGTGCCCATGTCCAACTCGATCGAACATGACAGCGCCCTAAGCCATTCCTGACGCTAATGTATTTGAAGATCTCAGAACAAGATATACTTGCCTTTCTGCGCGAATGCATCGCGCATCGCTATTTATGCGATAGACATAATACGTGCCGGCGAATACGTCTGAGAAGCGTGCAATATTAAACGGACAGTAATAATATGATCGATAAAGGTGATTTAATCTTTTCGGCAGGAGCTTCCGGGGATTTTGTATGACGCCAGGAGACTCTGGAGAAAATCCGTTTGCTTTCTCGAGGTGGCAAAGACGGTGAGAAAGGCAATGGCGACGATGGCATAGGTAAGATAGAGACGCTTCGTGGCACCTGCAACACCTGCTTGTTAACGCCAGCGCGCCAACTTTCCACGAGCGAGCCggacgttctctctctctctctctctctctctatctatgtTTCTCTTTGCGAGATCCGCATACCTCCTATACGGCTCGCGCGATCTTGTGTGCGTATATACTTATGCATGCATCCGCCGCGCACATACGTGCACCGTCTACGGTCGTAACGGAATCGGCTGGGAACTCGACTTGCTGACACTAGTCGATGCACGAGTACACGTGGCGAAAGAAGCGACCGCGGAGTACAAGACATTGTACCAAGTTCGCGCGGTGTTGAAAAACTTTCTGCCACACTCACATATACAAGAGAAGTTTTCGATATAAAAGGTCACATAAACACATGGTGAAAAAATGTTTAGCCATTACTATTAGTAATATTTCAGAAAGAGCACTATCGATTATCGTGTATTTCAGACCGTGCGTAGCGAATTACTTTCCATAAAGATCGGTTATCGATAGTGCgatattcttttctatttattcgCGGCAAGGTATATCTCATAGctcttttcagaaaaaaagagacgaatctccattatttttaaaacgtaCTATGATACATATACAACCTATCTAAAGTCTCAAATCTGCTCACGGTccgctatttttaaatttaattattctccaTATCTTTCCCCCTCCCCTACAATGTAGCTGGATAAAATGTAGCTCATCAGCTGATATAAACCGGCGTGGCGACGTAGCAGAAAGCGTGAAACGATGAACCGGCGATGAACAAAGAACGGAAGTCCGCGAATCGATATACGCGCTTCCTCCGTCGTCTTTCATATAGTGCGTCACCTATTCGCGCGTATCGCGTGTGCACGAGTCTGTATGCATGCATGCTGTCGCGGCGGAACATGAAACGGAAATCCCCGCGCGTGGGGCGCGCGTGCCCGCGCGAACGTGAGCACGCGACGAGCCGGCAACCGGCAACATAAAGTCTCCGTTTAATATCTTTACGAGAGCCGGCGAAAATGATGAGgtttcttgttttttaataatgtagcCGCGCGCACCTGAGCCTCGTAATTCTCAACGCGAcgccctccctccctccgtccctcccccctccctcctccccatCAAGGCTCCCTCGTTCTCCGTCGTCGTGAAAAAGCTGCTCACTTCGACCCCTTCGCTCGTACCCCCCGCATGCTCgacgcgattttttttcctttctctcgttCCTACCTTTTGTTTTTTCCTTCACGCGgctcctctttctttctcgctcgGATTATCGTGCTTTCTTTACATTCCGCGTTTCTCTGCCACGTTAACGTCTCTCTTTCCACGCTGCTATTTACCGCCgcgattttgtttttgttactttttacCGTAGTCCACGTGTTACTTAATTCCACTTCTACCTTACTCGAGCTGGAGCTGAATAACGTGATATATCTTTCACGGACGCTTCATCGTCTTCATCAATCAGTCCCTAATGATGTAATCATGTTGAGTAATCCTTAATGCAAATTTCTATCGATTACTTCGATaggattattataatcattgaaCGTGTATATGCACGTCTCGTAAGATCTTGACTGATGGTTAAAATCTTCATTAACTTGTTTTATCGCTGATGTACGCCGATAGgattatagtaatttttcatcttttggAGATCTGTCTCCTAAGATCTCTACTTGCTTCTGTTATAATTTCTCTgccatacatatatctatgtatttttttaaacgtaacttcatacttttttttttctacctaTCAATATTTCTCATCTTTCCTCTATCgttatcttcatttttatctcattcttTCCACACCTATTTCTAATCTTATcgctataattttcttttctcgagtAACTCGTTTAGTACATATTTCTGCGTCCAGTTGCTAAATCCACCGTAAGATAAAATCTCGGGTGGCATGAGAATGTTTCGCGGAGGCGTCTCTATTTGCTTTTTGCGGACGACGCCGGCAAGCAAGCAGGGTAGAAAAACAATTTCGTTGCTTTTCTGCCGCGCCAACACGCGGCGGCGCCCGAATTGTGTGAAATTCGATTCTTCCCACTGTGCTTTTCGCTTTGAGGGTTCCTACGTGATGGCAGACTGTAAAACGTTCGTTGGAACGCGCGCGTTTGGTCCTCTGTGATGCTCGATATTACTCGATGTCCCGCGTGTAACCATTGTGTGCCGGCCGGTACGATAGTAAAAGTGACAAAGGGATTTCCCAGTAAATAGGAAATAAAGTATCGGCCGAGagtgttttctctctcgctctttttctcttttcttgtcACGCGGttgtaaatttgttaaaaacttTATCGTCACGCCGTGTCATTAACTCCATTAACGGACTTTTACGGCCGGCTCCGCTGACAAGAGTGTCAGCGAGAACAATGTACACtcattatgaaaaaaacaatataggTTACGATACGGAATTGACATTAATTGTTGAATTTTATGCTCGTATAGTGTTGTGAGTaagttgcaaaatttatttactacaAGCAGGCTAGTCTAGCAAAATGTTTGCGCTCAATTAACGatcaattaatatgtaaaacaagTTTACACACATGcgcaaaaacaatatatttattttctatttaaaaaattgacatatacatatgtttcgtgctttaaatatttttgatgcaaAGATCCTGATAGAACTTGAAAATTAAGAGCTTAACCGACTCcttatatgaagaaaataatagttatatttgtaatatttaacaaacaaattaaattattcgtcAATATTCCGTAATTGGTCGTTCACTAATGCATTTATCGTACAAATAAATTCGTGATCAATAACATCCAACGATGCGAACGACAACGGCATTAATGATTCTCGGAAAGCCGCGCGGCGGAAAGATTTAGCAAACGCCGCATCAACGCACACGTGCTCTCGTGAATTTTTTGCGGAAATCTGTCACGGACCGGATGAGATTTATCAACGCTCTCGCAAAGTTTGCGCATCACTGGCGCCCAAGCGACCGCGCGAACGATCGCGCGGGCCTCGTTCCCGGAGAATTTTTCGGCGCAACACGAGCGTTTTAATTGGGGGCCGCCGGGTAGGACTGTCGGAAGAGATTTTCCAAGACatccccccctctctctctctctctctctccgtcgcCATCGCGAGGGGCCCGTCGCTTGATTTACAGCGTCGTCcaagtggaaaaaaaatgcCGCAGAAAAATCCGGAAGTCCGTCCCGCCCTTTAAATCGCCCGGGACCGTCCGGGGAATTCCTGAAGGATATACGTTATGCccccgatatatatatagctctCGGCATGACGAGGGACGCGAGCGATAACGTGGAATGCACTCGTATCTCCCCGGCTAGCGCGCCGGACAGctgacgtttttttttttttttccttttttttgctGACCCAAGCACGCGTTAAACTTTAATCACGTTGGCTTGCCTCTTCCGTCAGAAAGAGCTGCGTGACTTTGATAATGTGACTCGCGTGGTTAGCCGGTTAACTTTTAATTCCAGCGCGTGTTATCGCTCGCCGAGACAGCCGAAATTTACATAGTTTTTGGGATTTTTACGCGCAGTGGTTTCtgtcacgtatatatatatatatacggttgACGCGCGGCgcgaattgaaaaatatataaaataatccgcTTACTACACACGGCAATTAAAAGAGGCGTTTCTCTTCGCCGGCGAGTTCGCGTCGTTCTCATATAATCGCTGGCATACGCACGATGACTTGGTTCATTCTCAGGAAGAACTTCCCGACTTTGTCTGCCCCACAACAGCGCCCTAATCCACGGTTTTCACGGTTGTTCCTCTCGAGATTCATAGAACGCGACCGCTTTCGGAGCTGCTCCGGGTCCAAAAGTCAAAACGGATGATTCATTCATCGAAATCGCTTCTCATGGCGATTAATGGTGATGGTCGACGGAGCGGGCGCATCGGATTAAAAGCGGTCTAAACGTTGAAATTTTCACGGGGTGGCGTACGGGGGATCGCCGACACGCGGACCCAGGGATTTCAAGCTCCGGTGTGCCGCATGCAGCACCGACATTTCGGATTGTTCTTTCCTGGGTAACGGAACGATGCGTGTGTATGCGTTCGGGGGTGAGAAACTCGTGCACAATGCCATTGTATCCGGGTGGCATAATGGCCGGCAGCGCATTATAAATGAAACGTCTGCGACTAATTTGGGACAGAGCATAGAAGCGCGACCGCCAAGATGACCGCACGACGGCATCGTTCATTAACTAAAAGCAAAAGCGTACATACGATATCGACTGTAATAATCTCGTCGATTTCGGTGATATGCATCGAACAACAGCCGTTTGCCACTTTCCAGTCAATGTTCTTTTGCACgcgatggaaaaaaagaaattagaaaaggCTCGAATTAGTCCCactatttttctgtatttttttttcttaaaattttcaaatgcgGGTCTTTCTATCTCACTTTCTATCGCATTTTTGTTTCCCGTAATACACGCGGAAATAAAGccgaaatgtaataaatgtacaGAGAATATTTgactaaaaacaattaaaagcgcgcaataatcattaaaactgATAAAATTTCGTTTACACGAATTTCGTTGCTCGATATCGTAAGCAATGTAGAGCTTTAGCAATAACAATTCTAATCATTGGCGCTTCTATTCcgttatagaatttatattaaagtttgccGATGAATATGTAGTAGGCAGAATCAAgtggatttaaaattaatttgaccaAGGAAAAGAAAGTTTCCAGACTATGGGCGAGTGGAAAAGAAGTTACGCGAAAACAAGATTAGTTTATTTTTGCcatgcaatttaataattagatatcaTAATTGAACTAAGGTTCATCAAGAGAAGTACCGGCTGAAAAAGTTTCGTTTAGTAAGCATCGGCGTCTCTCAAAGATAATTACGAAACGAGCACTTAGCCACGTTCGTTTTTTCTTAGCGACTTTCGCGGCGATCCTGGCTGCTTCCGTAGGGGCGGAAAGTCAGATCCGGAGCCATGGGGATAACTTTTTGCGTTGTCGTAGTTTTCGTCGTCCATCGACCGTCCAGCGTCATCCATTTTACGACGGCGAACGCGAACGGTGGCTATCGCGTACACGCAGCTGAAAAAAGACCTCTTGTGGGCCTGTTAAAATAACGACCGTGACAAACGTTTGTGGAATAGATTTTCCACCCTCCCACGCCTGCTGCCTTTCCACGCCACCGGCTTACCAAACTGGACTTCCGCTATTCGCAGCTATTGACTGTATATCGCGAAAGCATGAGCTAATGAGAAGGTCAAGGAATCAGAGATACTAACTCTTATCACATACTTTtctcgcaaaaatttttattgcatctgtacattattacattataaatatatcacgttgcatttaaaatatttattaaataagtaattgataaaataggCAACGATAGAAGAGAGGATCTGAATATCaaagaatacatttttacattcttattccgataatattattttactaaatataaagatcataatttttacgtaaagataaaatatttatgataaaaaatattcaaatctgagaaatttaaatttatcacatattttcatttttcaatagtatcaaatatctttattaattttcaatttatgatttcttttaatcgttgaaaaatgtcaaatgaTCGTGCCACTCGGCACCTCAGTGCCGAATCGTCGGTCGATCTTTCATCCATTTTGCCGCTCAAACGGCGAACGCCCAAACATCCACGACCTTATTCAGAACGTGTTTCGCTGGTGGTTTTCACAGCACCGGAAGGCCATTCGACTCGATGAGCTATACGCGCCTTCCTGTCAGCGGTTAACGAGACccgcctctttctctctctctcttcccctcgCCGTCTTATATATACGCACCGCTTTTCACCCAGTTGGCGCCCCGTCGTGCTTTAGCCAAACAGTATCGGACACTTCCACCGGTCTTCGAACTGGAAAAGGAAACTTGATTTACTGCCCAAGAACCGCCGAGCATTTCTCTCTCATCGGCCCCAGAACTTTTCTTTCACGGTCGTTATCGAGACAAGTTGCTCTTGTTTCCGAAAGTGGTGGCTGTACTTTGTTTCGCTTTCAAGCTTTGTATCGAAAATAAATCGGCATCGATTATTGcccttaattaaaaatttatccgtGACAAAAGAAGTAACAAAACgatgccatatatatatatgatatttcaaaataactataattattattctacagTAAATGTGTTATAATAACTGTTTAAAATCTCGATGCAAATATTGTAGaatgttaaaaatacttttgtcGAAGTGATCGGGTATGAATCACGcatgagataaattaattttcttgaaatcaCTTCCACGAATCATAGAGTAATTTCTCGCCCATTTAACGCGGTGTCGTTGAAGTAGGTCTTTGAGACGCTCGCGTGAAGGCGGACGAGATCGTTGACGACCATTGCCGTTAATTAAGAACGCAAGTGTAATTGGTAGCGGCGTGCAAGTAGATGGCATTCGGTTAATTTGAGAAGTTGAAAGCCCAAGAGAATAGGGGAATCCAATGGTACGGCGCAAGACAATGGAATGGAACAATGAGGCCACTCTTTCCAGGTGGTTATTACCTACCTACCCGGAGTGTTTATGGCAGATTCGCTCCAGCGTGAAAAATCATCCCCACTTCTGGTCATGATGGTAACCGCCGCCGTCAAAGCGATAATTAACCACCGACTCTCTTTCGTCGATGTCTGTTCGTAGCACTCTAAGGCAGCTAAGAGGTCCCGTTCACGTACTTTTCCTCGACGAGCGTAGTGTGTGGCCGGGCCGACAGGTACTTCTGGGAAATCGAAACGTGTCTGGCCGTTATTAATCTCGCATCGACCGACATGAAATATGATTTCGGTGGCACCCCGCCATCCTCGTGCGTTCTTCGCGATCCCTGAGTGGAGAAGGGAGGATAGGGAATACGCCTCCGTGGATACCGTTGCATGGGGAAGAAACGTTTCTTATAATGCGAAAAATAACGTTTCCCCGATATAAAGCGCGTAACAGGTTGTCCAATGATGCGTTtccaagaaataatattgccCTGACTCATGCCGAGTTCGCGCGACGACCCTAAGTGGTACGGAATCGTTCCGGGCAGCACACGCACGGCTCTGCTTTGAATTCGTTTATATTGCGCTTGTGTGAGCGCTTCAAAGGCCGAGTGTGTAAATACGTCACGATCGCGCGTGAGCGAAGACGCGCGTTTCTTATTCGCGGTAATCAATCATTCGGCTCTCTACCTATACCGAAAACGCATTAGCTTCCGAAGTGA
Encoded proteins:
- the LOC126853381 gene encoding uncharacterized protein LOC126853381 isoform X1, which translates into the protein MCSTLPFTSYGVFSRCCRNTMTWFHVALSHKLLSGCDGAKKIHRHGLSRSTSGERRRAGIRKMEGERALRMFNNINVAVASVKVPVGPATHYARRGKVRERDLLAALECYEQTSTKESRWLIIALTAAVTIMTRSGDDFSRWSESAINTPGSSKTGGSVRYCLAKARRGANWVKSGAYI
- the LOC126853381 gene encoding uncharacterized protein LOC126853381 isoform X2, which encodes MISIHMCSTLPFTSYGVFSRCCRNTMTWFHVALSHKLLSGCDGAKKIHRHGLSRSTSGERRRAGIRKMEGERALRMFNNINVAVASVKVPVGPATHYARRGKVRERDLLAALECYEQTSTKESRWLIIALTAAVTIMTRSGDDFSRWSESAINTPVRRPVEVSDTVWLKHDGAPTG